In Heliangelus exortis chromosome 18, bHelExo1.hap1, whole genome shotgun sequence, a single genomic region encodes these proteins:
- the INAFM2 gene encoding putative transmembrane protein INAFM2: protein MKEKEAGVERGKPATYTGDKKARMAAKTNKKWVRLATVLAYVLSVSLAAIVLAVYYSLIWQPVRGGGGSGSGSIPVAASSSQPRAAPPGPAASQPPAGPTQEPPPSWTGPDPGLDHSGRPDASSQPPGPEAAAAALRRVRGSP from the coding sequence atgaaggagaaggaggcGGGGGTGGAGCGGGGCAAGCCCGCCACTTACACCGGGGACAAGAAGGCGCGCATGGCGGCCAAGACCAACAAGAAGTGGGTGCGCCTGGCCACCGTGCTGGCCTACGTCCTCTCCGTCTCGCTGGCCGCCATCGTCCTCGCCGTCTACTACAGCCTCATCTGGCAACCGGTGCGCGGAGGCGGCGGCTCCGGTTCCGGCTCCATCCCCGTCGCCGCCAGCTCCTCGCAGCCCCGCGCCGCTCCGCCGGgccctgcagccagccagccGCCCGCCGGACCCACGCAGGAACCTCCGCCGTCGTGGACCGGCCCCGACCCCGGCCTCGATCACAGCGGCCGCCCGGACGCTTCGTCTCAGCCGCCCGGGCCCGAGGCGGCCGCCGCTGCGCTGCGCCGGGTGCGCGGCAGCCCCTGA